The window ATTTTATCTTGTTCATACGTTTTTATCTTTTTATCAAGATAATAGTTATACACAAATCTTGTACAACCAAAAGTTTTTTGAATTAACTCTTGTTGTTTCTTATTAGGATAAATTCTATATTTATAAGCCTTTTCAGCCATAATATCACTTCCTTTCATTTATATATTCTCTGAAAGGAATTTTGTTTTTATTAAATTTTAAATAATATACATAAGTTCCGATGAGAACTCTTAGTCGTTTTAGAGGTTGTCGTTCACATAGAGTCGCTAATTCTATGTATCCTTATCTGCTTTATTGTTTAGCAGTAGGTATCTTATAGTTTCCTATAAGCACAGACCATATCTTATCCCTCGTCATTACACGTTAGGGTCTATCCACTTCGGGACGCTTGTCCCTACTTCCCTCAAGAGGAATGGTCGTTGAACTTTACCTTTCGGTCTTAGCTGCTGATTATCCATTATTAAAGTGTTTAGGATTTAACCTTGCACCATCTATTCAATTTTTTCTACTTTCGTTACATTCACGCTTATATCTTTTAAGATATTACGTTGTAGTTTGAATAGCTTTAGGAATTTCCAGCAATTCAAGTAGTATTGGATGCCATAAGCACCACTACACGCAAGTTTCCCTACGTGCTTACTATTCTCGTCAATTCATCTCATGACTAAAGTCACGAGTGTTCTTGACTCGTTTAATAAAAGTCTTCATTATAGGTATTTAAAGTATCTTCAAGGTCATTCTCAATCCAATCGTCCAATTTTGAGAAATCTTCAGCATAGTCTTTAAAACTCTTTAAGATTTCAGAAGTAAGGTCGTCATCTTTCCCCCAAGATTCAGACATTTCTTTTAAACCTTTTAAAGTATCATAATCATAACCTTTGATTTCATCATCCAATGTGCCTTTGGTTAAATTTTTAGAAATACTTTCAAGAAAACCAAGACGTTCTTTTTCTTTTTCTTCTGCTTTACGTTCTTCAGCAGTTTGTTCCTTTTCTTCGTCTGTATTATCGGCATTAACACTGACTGATGTATTACCATTCTTTAAGAACTGTACCGGCTTTTTATCGCCGCCATACTTCTTAATCTTAGCATAGTCATCAGCATTAATAACAGGAAATGGCTTATCAGAAACAAACATCTGTGGTTTACCATCGCCAAGAGGAACAACTTTGTCGTTTTGATCAATAGTAGCCTCTGCTTTTTCTTCATTTACAAGCGCCGTAACTCCGGCACCGACCATTCCACCGTCTTTCTTTTGAGTAAACGGAACATCAAAACTATAATTACTTTGCTTTTTGTCGCCTAAAGACTTTACATTGCCAACTTTAGTAGCCGATGTATGAGTATTAGTCTTAAATGTACCATAAACTTGTTGAAGTTTAGACATAAACTCTTGCATTTTTTGAGTTAATACAGAAGTTCCGCCAACAGAAGGCATATCAGAAAAATCAAAGCCTTCCAACGAGCCTAAATTCTCAATTAAAGTAATTGCATGATTTAGATTACCATATGGAGGAGTGCCACCGTTAGCTTTATAAGCAGGAGCAATAGCTGATTTCTTAACTTCAAATTCAACCATATCTTGTCCGTTGTTATGACCCCACTTGTTGGCAGGGTTATTATCGTACCAAGTATATGCTTGCGACTTCTCGTCCATTATGATACCGTAAAATACACTACCGTCATCTTGAGTGTATCTCATAACATCTCCAGGCTTACCAAAAGTAGATGTCATTGCTACAAGACGAGCACCTTTATATGTATAGATGCCATTCTCATCGGTTGATAAATCACCGCTATCCAACAACTTCTTAAATAGCTTCCAAGCACTGGAACTTGTATCCCAATATCCAAGCGATGACCCCAAATATCCATTTTCGTCAAAAGCGGTATATGAATGTGACTTACCTACACCTTGTCCAAAATCATTTGTATCCCACGATTGTTGAACTGTATTATTTGTTATACCCGAATTATTACTTCTTGTAGAGCCGTTATTCACTCTATTCTTGACATTGTTTATGCCTAAAATCCTTGATATAGCGTCTTTTGCATTTGGTGTACCATTAGCATAAGCATGACGTACATTGCCGTTTAAAATTCGCTTTGTATCAGCATAAGGGATAACAGTATCACCTCTGTCAAGATTAACAATCTGTGTGCCGTCTAAGCCAGTAAGATATGCTTTACCTGTCTTTTGTCTGATAAGAATTTCAGGTGTAGGATAGTTCAATCCTCTTACTTCTGCTTCATCACCGAGTTTAGCAAGCCCAGGCAATGCACCCTCAGTACCTTTATAATAACGTCTTGCACCAAGATAAACATTTTGACCGTAAGAATTAAAGTCGACTTCCTTGACAACATCACCCGAATGTGGTGCGTGAATCATCTTACCATTGCCTTCATATATTCCTACATGGGTTGCTTCTGTTCCGCCACTCCAATCATAGAATACCAAGTCACCTGCTTGAAGTTGACTTTTATCAACGGCTTGACCTGACGCAAATTGTTCTTGAGAAGTTCTCGGTATTGACTTACCGTTCTGTGCCAATACATACTGTACAAATCCCGAACAGTCAAAGCCAGACGGTGAAGTTCCACCCCATTGATACGGTGTGCCAAGAAATGATTTTGCAGTATTAATTATTTCATTATCACCTTGAGGATTAGTTTGAGAATTACCAGACAAAGCACCATTATTAACATTGATAGCAAAGTTCATATCAACTGTATTTTCACCAAACACTTCATTCATTAATGATATGATTTCTTGTATCTTATTAGCAATTAATACTTGCAATGCGTTCCAAGATTGCTCCGATATAGACGGTGCAATTATTTGTAGTGATTGAATAGCCCTTGCGCCATTGGCAGCAATGGTTTGAGCATCTGTCATATATTGCCCAATAGTATCATTCATACTATTCCAAGAAGATGATAACAAAGTCAATGCTTGTAGTGGGTCATCTTGTACAAATTGATCCCAAGCGTCTTTGCCATTAATACCTGCTTGTTGTAGCAGAGAAGTTACATTGCTATCAAGCAAATCCCAACTACTCATTCCACCATTTTGCATTAGGTTAAATGCTTGAAGTGAATTATTTGAGTCTTTTATCCAATCAGTCCAATTATCTGCATTTACATTCAATTCAGACAATTTATTCTGCAATTCATTCGGTAAATCATTCCAAGCTGAATTTTGCAAAATAAGTCCAACAACCGAATCTGAAAGTGTACTCTTATCAGCTTTGTCAAGCGACTGCGATGTCATATTAACAATAGTGTTTGATAAGTCTTTGTACATCTTCTTATCAGTCAAACTGTTCTTGAATGCATTTTGCACAGCACTAAATTTTATATTTCCTTTTAAAACATTAAACTCATTGTTGATTTCCGCAATAGTCTCTTCAACCATTGCTTGTACGTCAACATCTGAATACAATGCTTGAGTTGATAACGCATTATATGGAATAGGGGAGAATGAAACATTTGTATTACCTTGTGCAAACTTGTCAACCGTTGCAGATTGAATATTTTCAATAGGCTGATAGAAATACTTCATACCAGTATATTTAATGATATTCTGCAAGTCTTTTGCATTGACAATGCGAGTATTCGGAGGTAATTCAGATAGTTGTGCTTCATTATTGAATAGATGAAGTTTGCCGTCTTGTCCTATATACGCTTCTTGTCCTGCATATACTCCCGTACCGTCACCTGTGATTGTAAGTCCTTGTGATGTTGTACCGCCTTTGGCATACTTTTCAGCGTATACAAACTTGTGATTTGAAACACCCCAAGTACCTAAATCTTCATCACCACGATAAATATGACCGTCACGCTTAATTTTTGCGTCTAATGGAATTCCATCAATACTATTCTTTATATCACTTGCTTTTACACTTGATTTGCCTTTTGCAATGTCATTATAGAATTTAGCTTTATCTGATGAAAGACTTTTAACATTAGAAAAACTATTGCCCTTAGTCTTATCTATAATGCTGGTACCTTCTTCTTGTGCTTTTTCTTGAGCTTCTTGTTCTAATTCTTCGGCAGTTTTTACATTAAGTTTGATATTAATGCCGTGTTCATCAAAATACTGTTGTAATTCATCAAGAGTAAGCTTGGTATCCTCGTACCAACTATCGTTAAAATCCGTATATGCCGCCGTTGCAGAAGCAGTTGCTTGTTCAATAGCACTATTGTAATCGTCTAAAGCGTCTTGTAATTCTTCTTGACGTTGTGCATCATCATAATCCTTTGCTTCTTTTGTTGCACGTTGACGAATTTCTTGAATCTTATTTTGATATTTCTTTTCTTCCTCTAATAACTTTTTCTTTTCTGCTCGTTCTTGAGAAACCTTATCTTTTGAAACAGAAGGTGTTAAAGGAGTAGACCAAAGACCATCGCCTGCTAAAGAACCATTTTTGAGATAATCAAAAGAATTATCCAACAAACTCTTTGCATTTTTAACTTGGTCAACAATACCTTTTGCAGAGTCACTTATTGAATCAATGGACGTTTCGTAAACTGAGTCACGATATTCTATAAGATTTTTCTGAGCTTCGAAGTAATCATTTGATACTGTTTCAAGAGTAGAAGCCAATTCAGACCAAGAAGATGAGGTTTCGGGAACTGAATTTATTAAACTATCTAATTCTTGATGTAATCTTTGAGCATATT of the Hominilimicola fabiformis genome contains:
- a CDS encoding NlpC/P60 family protein, giving the protein MAVQYNSEKGKIYYPWKQAIKSLGAKPRTEITQEEDDWWRLKGNTPEKIQEKLKGNTKEKQAEILESYKIPTKELEKFVTAQEHANDGVKEYKAVLAAAGNQGSKFGGIVKSIGASLASAGINMAIGIGIDLLIKGIDKAIHYSEDLRKASTELTNQYKEEQESLDDSRQSYEELAQKMQNANLTTDEVKSNKEELAKIQQDLIDKFGLEAEGIDLVNGKYDEQIKKLDKLERQKAKDYVAENDGNIAADRKKVENEKRITSRSVRYNEFTTNLLRDALPTAEVKQGNGSPYFTLKGNIGDLHNELVNAYSKIVSEKGKNSETEDALDIINQLIDKLKYDDYEQSLKNLKEYSKAAVLSNNNYYKTYTDLQNAINDYNTALQSGENVDQAFDNLTRIQNEVTEITQSTDDAKYAFDDLLDSIDRGSETDHKIKVGLETNKDEVQNILQSFKDNGVKTTDLFDIDINADDTNIPEIQQQFKDLCRILGITQDEVDTLLTKLSDDNVIIDIDSEAKSVSDFTKNVTDLTTSIRKTERSWKYYAQIADVVNGKTAMTDEQMSDLVKEFPDLKKKLKLTTEGWSLESGAMDVVQNGIADLQSAYLNAQIDMSNGAYNAMMARVGTNMEELNQIQNISQAYAILARNWGNTKSLAVINTNGKNVIDTSNLSTDEQFVVQYATMQIASKKAKDRLKAANSLGSDDNEKKKDSAKRTYDKKVKEINEKQYDADFKYQIDTVTNALKAYTEQVEALKTAYDGLYEKDYSGKMDLLNQRYLVQTQYAQRLHQELDSLINSVPETSSSWSELASTLETVSNDYFEAQKNLIEYRDSVYETSIDSISDSAKGIVDQVKNAKSLLDNSFDYLKNGSLAGDGLWSTPLTPSVSKDKVSQERAEKKKLLEEEKKYQNKIQEIRQRATKEAKDYDDAQRQEELQDALDDYNSAIEQATASATAAYTDFNDSWYEDTKLTLDELQQYFDEHGINIKLNVKTAEELEQEAQEKAQEEGTSIIDKTKGNSFSNVKSLSSDKAKFYNDIAKGKSSVKASDIKNSIDGIPLDAKIKRDGHIYRGDEDLGTWGVSNHKFVYAEKYAKGGTTSQGLTITGDGTGVYAGQEAYIGQDGKLHLFNNEAQLSELPPNTRIVNAKDLQNIIKYTGMKYFYQPIENIQSATVDKFAQGNTNVSFSPIPYNALSTQALYSDVDVQAMVEETIAEINNEFNVLKGNIKFSAVQNAFKNSLTDKKMYKDLSNTIVNMTSQSLDKADKSTLSDSVVGLILQNSAWNDLPNELQNKLSELNVNADNWTDWIKDSNNSLQAFNLMQNGGMSSWDLLDSNVTSLLQQAGINGKDAWDQFVQDDPLQALTLLSSSWNSMNDTIGQYMTDAQTIAANGARAIQSLQIIAPSISEQSWNALQVLIANKIQEIISLMNEVFGENTVDMNFAINVNNGALSGNSQTNPQGDNEIINTAKSFLGTPYQWGGTSPSGFDCSGFVQYVLAQNGKSIPRTSQEQFASGQAVDKSQLQAGDLVFYDWSGGTEATHVGIYEGNGKMIHAPHSGDVVKEVDFNSYGQNVYLGARRYYKGTEGALPGLAKLGDEAEVRGLNYPTPEILIRQKTGKAYLTGLDGTQIVNLDRGDTVIPYADTKRILNGNVRHAYANGTPNAKDAISRILGINNVKNRVNNGSTRSNNSGITNNTVQQSWDTNDFGQGVGKSHSYTAFDENGYLGSSLGYWDTSSSAWKLFKKLLDSGDLSTDENGIYTYKGARLVAMTSTFGKPGDVMRYTQDDGSVFYGIIMDEKSQAYTWYDNNPANKWGHNNGQDMVEFEVKKSAIAPAYKANGGTPPYGNLNHAITLIENLGSLEGFDFSDMPSVGGTSVLTQKMQEFMSKLQQVYGTFKTNTHTSATKVGNVKSLGDKKQSNYSFDVPFTQKKDGGMVGAGVTALVNEEKAEATIDQNDKVVPLGDGKPQMFVSDKPFPVINADDYAKIKKYGGDKKPVQFLKNGNTSVSVNADNTDEEKEQTAEERKAEEKEKERLGFLESISKNLTKGTLDDEIKGYDYDTLKGLKEMSESWGKDDDLTSEILKSFKDYAEDFSKLDDWIENDLEDTLNTYNEDFY